Proteins from one Oscillatoria salina IIICB1 genomic window:
- a CDS encoding type IV pilin-like G/H family protein, translating to MSHSLNTSHQRDPLLTIITNSLLLALLTNLAILPATARDAIASQPATLAQTTETTETSPIVNQLIGIWQYQDPETEALLRLVFADNQQMYTILPTEEGSYVAVEMGYQINPTNNPMQIDLQINSEEKALTVFELTPEGKLRLELDGIAAGNTRPETLSENATLFEKVSNDPTLPENVETVQLESPEEQARRVPIQYISLLAKAQQAYFLEKGTFAANLTELGIAANLETQSYRYEIIKPETELESVTITARSKDRELPSYTAALFVTEVDGNKTTVGGICATNEPSTSPPATPTVSSNESPEIQCPVGSSLLE from the coding sequence ATGAGTCATTCTTTAAATACCAGCCACCAGCGAGATCCGCTCTTAACTATTATTACCAATAGTTTACTGTTAGCCTTATTAACTAACTTAGCAATTTTACCAGCTACAGCGAGGGACGCGATCGCCTCTCAACCAGCTACCTTAGCCCAAACCACCGAAACAACTGAAACCTCACCAATAGTTAACCAATTAATCGGCATTTGGCAATATCAAGATCCCGAAACCGAGGCACTTCTGAGGTTAGTTTTTGCTGATAACCAGCAAATGTATACCATCTTACCTACCGAGGAAGGTTCTTATGTTGCCGTCGAAATGGGCTACCAAATAAATCCTACCAACAATCCCATGCAAATTGATTTGCAAATTAACTCAGAAGAAAAAGCTTTAACAGTTTTTGAGTTAACCCCAGAAGGCAAACTACGTTTAGAATTAGATGGAATCGCGGCAGGAAATACTCGTCCAGAAACTCTCAGCGAAAACGCCACCTTATTTGAAAAAGTTAGTAACGACCCGACTTTACCAGAAAATGTGGAAACAGTTCAGCTAGAAAGCCCAGAAGAACAAGCTAGACGAGTACCGATACAATACATCAGTCTGTTAGCCAAAGCCCAACAAGCTTATTTTCTCGAAAAGGGAACTTTTGCCGCCAATTTAACCGAACTTGGGATTGCTGCAAATTTAGAAACTCAGTCTTATCGCTACGAAATTATTAAACCAGAAACTGAACTCGAAAGCGTCACCATAACTGCTCGTTCTAAAGATAGGGAATTACCGAGTTACACGGCTGCTTTATTTGTTACCGAAGTTGATGGTAACAAAACCACAGTTGGCGGTATTTGTGCAACCAACGAACCTTCTACCTCTCCTCCAGCTACGCCTACAGTTTCAAGTAATGAATCTCCAGAAATTCAATGTCCTGTTGGTTCGAGTTTGTTGGAGTGA